The following nucleotide sequence is from Halomonas chromatireducens.
AATTGGCCGGTTTGACAAACAAGATTACGCGAAATGCACTGAAAGGTCAGGTGAGAAAGGATAAGCCGGGGAACTGGTCGTCGGGCGAACCGTGGGAGAAGTTGAGGCGCACCACGTCGACGCCGGCCTCGATCATCGCTTCCAGCACGCCGTCGCGGTCGCTGGCCGGACCCAGGGTGGCGACGATCTTGGTGCGACGAATTGGGTCATGGATGGGGGCATGGGGGGGAAGCGTCATGATGTCCTCGGCAAGACCAGAATGGCACGGAAGTCGTTGACGTTGGTTCGAGTCGGCCCGGTAACGATAAGCCGGTCCAGCGCCTGAAAGAAAGTATACGCGTCGTTGCGCGACAAGTACTCGGCGGGATCGAGGCCGAGCTCCCTGGCGCGGATCCAGTCGTCGGGACCGAACAGCGCACCGGCGTTGTCCTCGGAGCCGTCGATGCCATCGGTGTCGATGGCCAGTGCATGGATGCCCCGGGCGCCTTCAAGGGCTTCGAAGAGCCCCAGCAGGTACTCCACGTTACGCCCTCCCCGGCCGCCTCCCTTGACCGTGACACTGGTCTCGCCACCGGAGAGGATCAGCCGTGGCCCACCGCTCTCGGCGGGCGCATCCAGCGCCAGGCGCGCCCGGCCCCGGCCCAGCTCGCGAGCTTCGCCTTCCAGGTCGTCCCCCAGCACGCTCACCGTGACACCGGCGGCCTCGGCGGCCTGTCTGGCTGCATCCAGGGCGTCGTTGGCTCGAGCCAGCATCACACTGTCGTCGCGGACGAAAGCGTCATCCTGCGGTGAGGGGGCGTCACAACTCTCCTGCAGGTGGCGGCGCACGCTGTCGGGAATGGCAATGGCGTACTGCTCGAGCACCGCCAGGGCATCCGCCGGCGTCGAGCTGTCGGGCAGGGTCGGCCCTGAGGCGATCAGCGACGCCTCGTCCCCCGGCACGTCGGAAATCAGCCAGCTCACCACCTGGGCCGGATGCGCGGCCACCGCCAGGCGACCACCCTTGATCGCGGAGAGGTGGCGTCGCACGGTATTGATCTGGCTGATCGGCGCACCACAGCGCAGCAGGGCATGGTTGATGGCCTGCTTCTCGGCCAGGGAAATGCCTTCTGCCGGCAGCGTCATCAAGGCGGAGCCGCCACCTGAGATCAGTGCGATGACGCGATCATCCTCGGTGAGTTCCTCGACCGCCTCGAGCATGCGCCGGG
It contains:
- a CDS encoding glycerate kinase type-2 family protein, producing the protein MNTALPPFDPAMDVAAWLRRLADVAVAAVHPDTLVADLLPDPPPGRTVVVGAGKAAAAMAAALERAWQDRCPEAPLSGLVVTRYAHGLQGLDAECSTIEVLEASHPMPDDLGEKAARRMLEAVEELTEDDRVIALISGGGSALMTLPAEGISLAEKQAINHALLRCGAPISQINTVRRHLSAIKGGRLAVAAHPAQVVSWLISDVPGDEASLIASGPTLPDSSTPADALAVLEQYAIAIPDSVRRHLQESCDAPSPQDDAFVRDDSVMLARANDALDAARQAAEAAGVTVSVLGDDLEGEARELGRGRARLALDAPAESGGPRLILSGGETSVTVKGGGRGGRNVEYLLGLFEALEGARGIHALAIDTDGIDGSEDNAGALFGPDDWIRARELGLDPAEYLSRNDAYTFFQALDRLIVTGPTRTNVNDFRAILVLPRTS